A DNA window from Planctomycetia bacterium contains the following coding sequences:
- a CDS encoding hypothetical protein (possible pseudo, frameshifted), with protein sequence MPNRQGCRLPPRPLLGRGADDYGSGRRPGLERREATPIPHVGIDEKRFGRGHDYITVLTDIDGSRVLDVAPERTQAAAEAVLQTPTVDQRQQVVAVAADMHPAYAHAVANQTPNAELVHDKFHVAKHLGEAVDQVRRAENKALQAEDDDRLKGTRQLWLFNKANLSPQQRRRFMAIRQNGLKTARAWAIKEEFRWFWRYVYPMSAEGFFAQWYAWGVRCRLRPVIKVVKMLKRHLPHLLSYFRHRITNATSEGFNSVIQALKYAARGFRSFENYRTRILFFCGKADLRPRLPCHGNT encoded by the coding sequence GTGCCGAACCGTCAAGGCTGCCGCCTCCCTCCTCGGCCTCTCCTGGGACGCGGCGCAGACGATTATGGATCGGGCCGTCGACCGGGCCTCGAGCGACGCGAAGCGACGCCGATTCCCCACGTCGGCATTGACGAGAAGAGATTCGGCAGAGGACACGACTACATCACCGTCCTCACGGACATCGACGGCTCCCGCGTTCTGGACGTCGCTCCCGAGCGAACCCAGGCTGCCGCAGAGGCGGTGCTGCAGACGCCGACGGTCGACCAGCGGCAGCAGGTTGTGGCCGTGGCTGCCGACATGCATCCTGCGTACGCCCATGCGGTGGCGAACCAGACGCCGAACGCGGAACTGGTGCACGACAAGTTCCATGTCGCCAAGCATCTGGGAGAGGCGGTCGATCAGGTGCGACGAGCGGAGAACAAGGCCCTCCAGGCCGAAGACGATGACCGGCTCAAGGGAACACGGCAGTTGTGGCTCTTCAACAAAGCGAATCTCTCGCCACAGCAGCGACGGAGGTTCATGGCCATCCGGCAGAACGGCCTGAAGACGGCCCGCGCCTGGGCGATCAAGGAGGAGTTCCGCTGGTTCTGGCGGTATGTGTACCCGATGAGCGCCGAGGGGTTCTTCGCTCAGTGGTACGCCTGGGGCGTGCGGTGCCGCCTGCGTCCCGTCATCAAGGTAGTGAAGATGCTCAAGCGTCATCTGCCACACCTTCTGAGCTACTTCCGTCACCGGATCACCAACGCCACGAGCGAGGGCTTCAACAGCGTCATCCAGGCCTTGAAGTACGCAGCCCGCGGCTTCCGGTCATTCGAGAACTACAGAACGAGAATCCTGTTCTTCTGCGGGAAGGCCGACCTCAGACCGCGACTACCCTGCCACGGAAATACCTGA
- the lgtF gene encoding beta 1,4 glucosyltransferase has protein sequence MNPRSLPAQSIPVTVLVAARNEESNIARCITSLKPAARVVVLDSGSTDKTQLLAETAGADVIQFVYHGGYPKKRQWAIDNLSFDSEWILLVDADEQIPPDLWLEIRAAIEHHDAPSSYFIRKGFHFLGRRFTYGGFSFDAILLFRLGCARFEHLVDNDQIGLDMEIHERLITRGATGRLRTPLIHDDFKGLASYIDKHNKYSSWEAHLRTLFFRTGRWGLDSVQPKLFGNPQERRRFLKFIALRMPFEPTLWFMYHYVVRGGFLEGIRGYIACRIRSAYIASVRAKIYERRITESILRGN, from the coding sequence ATGAACCCACGTTCACTCCCGGCACAGTCGATCCCTGTAACAGTACTGGTCGCAGCGCGTAACGAGGAATCAAACATCGCTCGGTGTATAACATCGCTCAAGCCAGCAGCGAGAGTAGTCGTCCTTGACTCCGGCAGTACCGATAAAACGCAACTGCTGGCTGAAACTGCTGGTGCTGACGTAATTCAGTTTGTATACCATGGCGGCTATCCAAAAAAGCGGCAGTGGGCGATTGACAACCTCTCGTTCGACTCCGAATGGATTCTTCTAGTTGACGCGGACGAACAGATTCCACCCGACCTATGGCTTGAAATCCGGGCGGCGATAGAACACCATGATGCACCTTCTTCGTACTTCATTCGCAAGGGGTTCCATTTTCTTGGACGCCGATTCACTTACGGCGGATTCTCTTTCGATGCAATCCTATTGTTCCGCTTGGGCTGTGCCCGCTTTGAGCATTTGGTCGACAATGATCAAATCGGATTGGACATGGAAATCCACGAACGCCTAATCACTAGGGGTGCCACCGGCAGACTCAGGACTCCACTCATCCACGATGACTTCAAGGGGCTTGCCTCTTACATTGATAAGCACAACAAGTACAGTTCCTGGGAGGCACATCTGCGCACTCTCTTCTTTCGTACGGGGCGATGGGGACTCGATTCCGTACAGCCCAAACTCTTTGGCAATCCCCAGGAAAGACGGCGCTTTTTAAAGTTCATCGCACTGCGAATGCCATTTGAGCCCACCCTATGGTTTATGTACCATTATGTAGTGCGAGGGGGTTTTCTTGAGGGAATCCGTGGGTATATTGCCTGTCGCATTCGCTCCGCTTATATCGCCAGCGTAAGAGCCAAGATATACGAGCGCCGGATCACTGAGTCTATTCTTCGCGGAAACTAA
- a CDS encoding glycosyltransferase WbuB produces the protein MPRTLVIISQVYVPDPAAVGQHVADVAEEMASRGWRVVVYASARGYDDPSRRYPHREERAGVDVRRLPFSSFGKSTIRARLVGQLLFIAQAFLRAVCMRRIDAVLVSTSPPFAGAAGALLSWLRKAPLLWWVMDLNPDQLVAAGRISPRSLLVRFFDCLNRFTLRQATTVVVLDRFMRERVLAKAPVAAKMHVLPPWPHDNDLEQSAGSPESFRAQHGLTNNFVVMYSGNHSPHNPLETLLAASGLLVGDDRLRFVFIGGGSGKQEVDDLVAAGAPNVLSLPYQPKHTLGASLGAADVHVVSLGDSMVGIIHPCKIYGAMAIGRPILLFGPPSCHAADILSHDNIGWHVAHGDVPATVAAIREVQQLSAESLRAIGSRARAVAAGQFTKDILLTRFCDLIDSPSHRTA, from the coding sequence GTGCCTCGCACGCTCGTCATCATTAGCCAAGTGTACGTGCCTGATCCGGCGGCGGTCGGCCAGCATGTCGCGGATGTGGCAGAGGAAATGGCGAGTCGCGGCTGGCGCGTGGTGGTGTATGCCTCCGCCCGCGGCTACGACGATCCTTCCCGGCGATACCCGCATCGCGAGGAGCGGGCGGGTGTCGACGTGCGGCGGCTGCCATTTTCCAGCTTCGGCAAATCCACAATCCGCGCCCGGCTCGTGGGCCAATTGCTCTTCATAGCCCAGGCATTTTTACGCGCCGTATGCATGCGGCGAATCGACGCCGTGCTCGTGAGCACGAGCCCGCCGTTCGCCGGTGCCGCGGGCGCACTGCTCTCATGGTTGCGAAAAGCACCTCTGCTGTGGTGGGTCATGGATCTCAATCCCGATCAGTTGGTGGCGGCAGGCCGCATCTCACCTCGGTCGCTGTTAGTCAGGTTTTTTGATTGCCTGAATCGATTCACGTTGCGGCAAGCCACAACTGTCGTCGTGCTCGATCGCTTCATGCGGGAACGCGTTTTGGCCAAAGCTCCCGTGGCTGCAAAAATGCACGTGCTGCCGCCGTGGCCTCACGACAATGATCTCGAACAGTCCGCTGGATCACCCGAATCGTTCAGGGCGCAGCACGGGCTTACGAACAACTTCGTGGTGATGTATTCGGGAAACCATAGCCCTCATAACCCGCTCGAGACGCTTCTGGCCGCATCGGGCCTGCTCGTGGGCGACGATCGCCTTCGTTTCGTCTTCATTGGCGGCGGGTCGGGCAAACAAGAGGTCGATGACCTGGTTGCGGCAGGGGCGCCAAACGTCCTTTCTCTGCCCTATCAGCCGAAACACACCTTGGGGGCCTCACTCGGCGCGGCCGACGTCCACGTCGTATCCCTTGGCGACTCGATGGTGGGCATCATCCACCCTTGCAAGATCTATGGAGCCATGGCGATCGGCCGGCCGATTCTTTTGTTTGGCCCCCCGTCCTGCCATGCCGCCGACATCCTGAGCCACGACAATATCGGCTGGCATGTGGCGCATGGCGACGTGCCGGCGACTGTCGCTGCGATCCGCGAGGTACAACAGCTTTCCGCTGAGTCGCTGCGGGCAATCGGATCGCGGGCACGAGCCGTCGCGGCGGGGCAATTCACAAAAGACATTCTGCTCACTCGATTCTGCGACTTGATCGACTCCCCGTCTCATCGCACCGCGTGA
- a CDS encoding glycosyl transferase family 1: protein MNTPLPLSGPTSLHIITGLWRHTGGPAETVPALCRGLVNAGSRTSIAVLTGDMADAVHEAKRAGVSVRTFPATIRHTVWYSRSLQQSLPALVASHDIIHAHAMWQAPGWMACEEALRQGRPFVLSPRGSLLPQRLAKSRLKKRFASLFFDGRNVRRCALMHATSAEEAESIRMYGYRGPIAVIPNGIDVPEDSTLLHWRTHADAFRKRFPETAGKRLLLFLSRIEPIKGVTSLASAWGELAHRHPDWHLVIAGPVERNHVQEVTSILASRGVASRTTLAGALYGEDRERAFASCEAFVLPTKSENFGMVIGESLARSVPVITTVGAPWPGLVDHACGWWIPHGEHALTACLDEALTTPTSALQEMGARGRRWMQQDFAWPAACARMQDVYNWIMGCRSQSPADSVLFD, encoded by the coding sequence GTGAACACTCCCCTCCCTCTCAGCGGCCCGACGAGCCTGCACATCATCACCGGTCTGTGGCGGCACACTGGCGGCCCCGCCGAGACTGTGCCTGCCCTATGTAGGGGCCTGGTGAACGCAGGTTCCCGCACATCCATCGCCGTTCTCACGGGGGACATGGCCGATGCCGTGCATGAAGCCAAGAGGGCTGGCGTGAGCGTGCGGACGTTTCCCGCGACGATCCGCCACACGGTTTGGTATAGCCGTAGCCTGCAGCAGAGCCTGCCCGCGCTCGTCGCCTCCCACGACATCATCCACGCGCACGCCATGTGGCAGGCTCCTGGCTGGATGGCGTGCGAAGAAGCCCTGCGACAGGGCCGCCCCTTCGTCCTGTCGCCACGTGGATCCTTGCTCCCGCAGCGTCTGGCGAAGAGCCGGCTCAAGAAGCGGTTTGCCTCGCTCTTCTTCGACGGGCGTAATGTCCGTCGGTGTGCACTCATGCACGCGACTTCTGCGGAGGAGGCCGAGTCGATCCGGATGTATGGATACCGCGGGCCGATCGCGGTGATTCCAAACGGCATCGACGTGCCTGAGGATTCCACTCTCCTGCATTGGCGAACCCATGCCGATGCTTTTCGAAAACGCTTTCCCGAGACGGCAGGCAAACGGCTGCTACTGTTTCTGTCTCGCATCGAGCCAATCAAGGGGGTGACGTCGTTGGCGTCGGCCTGGGGCGAGCTCGCGCACAGACATCCCGATTGGCATCTGGTGATCGCCGGACCTGTCGAGCGCAACCATGTGCAGGAGGTGACTAGCATCTTGGCATCGCGCGGCGTGGCCAGCCGCACCACCCTCGCCGGCGCCTTATACGGCGAGGATCGCGAACGGGCGTTTGCGTCGTGCGAGGCTTTCGTGCTTCCCACGAAGAGTGAGAATTTCGGGATGGTGATCGGCGAATCGCTGGCTCGCAGTGTGCCCGTCATCACCACCGTCGGGGCCCCATGGCCTGGGCTGGTCGATCACGCCTGCGGCTGGTGGATTCCTCACGGAGAGCATGCCCTGACGGCATGCCTGGATGAGGCGCTCACGACGCCCACCTCCGCGTTGCAGGAAATGGGCGCTCGCGGCCGCCGCTGGATGCAGCAGGACTTCGCTTGGCCGGCTGCTTGCGCAAGAATGCAAGACGTTTACAATTGGATCATGGGTTGTAGATCGCAATCGCCGGCTGATAGCGTGCTGTTTGATTGA
- a CDS encoding glycosyl transferase family 1 → MRVVHVLSNDCPGGLNHAALRLHDELLRQGASSWVCMQAGCAHASAAHSRPETVVAHGRGHAVIRRRLDSIPAWLLSGKPYLSLSWLPTTIHETVAALNPDVVHIHQPHGATVSLAGLRRFGSPLVATLHDMWFFTGGCTFDGGCGRWSSACGNCPKVRFPHAHDASSVGYGLKRWAYPKKPITFIAPSRWIEEAARASSLLGKASIARIPYGIDVEQFVPRAKEEARRAIGLPLDAILIGFVSHEVDDPRKGIDLTAAVVAAMRDHIRGRRVLAVAIGGAAPMENLFVADSLLFLGRLSSEQLALAYPALDAVLVTSRQDNLPNVAIEAAACGTPVFGFDVGGLRDLVAIPAESLAPPFDVAALVSLLGPAILDTAGHHKRRDEARRHACDAFDIRAVAAQHQRLYDQVMHGPEAN, encoded by the coding sequence ATGCGCGTCGTTCACGTCCTTTCGAACGACTGCCCCGGCGGGCTGAACCATGCCGCGCTGCGGCTGCATGACGAACTGCTGCGGCAGGGCGCATCGTCGTGGGTGTGCATGCAGGCCGGCTGCGCCCACGCGTCCGCCGCGCACTCCCGTCCGGAAACCGTCGTTGCCCATGGACGCGGCCATGCAGTCATACGCCGCCGGCTCGACTCGATTCCCGCATGGCTTCTGTCCGGCAAGCCGTATCTGTCGCTCTCGTGGCTGCCCACGACGATCCATGAGACGGTGGCGGCGCTCAATCCCGACGTCGTACACATCCATCAGCCTCACGGCGCCACAGTGTCGCTCGCCGGCCTTCGTCGTTTCGGCAGCCCGCTCGTGGCCACGTTGCACGACATGTGGTTTTTCACCGGCGGCTGCACGTTCGACGGCGGCTGCGGACGGTGGTCGTCGGCGTGTGGAAACTGTCCCAAGGTGCGCTTTCCCCACGCTCATGACGCAAGCTCCGTCGGCTACGGGCTCAAGCGTTGGGCGTATCCCAAGAAGCCCATCACCTTCATAGCGCCGAGTCGGTGGATCGAGGAGGCGGCCCGGGCGAGTTCACTGCTGGGCAAGGCAAGCATTGCCCGGATTCCCTACGGCATCGACGTCGAGCAGTTTGTGCCCCGTGCCAAAGAGGAGGCACGGCGGGCCATCGGACTGCCTCTTGACGCGATTCTGATCGGTTTCGTATCCCACGAGGTGGACGACCCTCGCAAAGGCATCGATCTCACTGCCGCCGTGGTGGCCGCGATGCGCGACCACATCCGCGGCCGGCGGGTTCTTGCCGTGGCGATCGGCGGCGCGGCCCCCATGGAAAATCTCTTCGTTGCCGACTCGCTCCTCTTCCTGGGGCGTCTCTCGTCGGAACAACTTGCCCTTGCGTATCCGGCTCTCGACGCCGTACTTGTCACCTCGCGGCAGGACAATCTCCCCAACGTCGCGATCGAAGCGGCGGCCTGTGGCACGCCGGTGTTTGGCTTCGACGTGGGCGGCCTGCGTGATCTTGTCGCCATCCCCGCTGAATCGCTTGCACCGCCGTTCGACGTCGCCGCCCTTGTGTCACTCCTCGGTCCGGCGATCCTCGACACCGCGGGCCATCACAAACGACGAGACGAGGCCCGCCGGCATGCATGCGACGCATTCGACATCCGCGCCGTAGCAGCGCAACATCAGCGACTGTACGATCAGGTCATGCACGGCCCCGAGGCAAACTAA
- a CDS encoding transferase → MRSPADFRRILIIGAGGFGREVLHWATAAWPSDAKRIAGFLSADSGRLNGHATPLAIIGDPETFELEPGDACLLAIGIPGVRRQVAESLLARGAEFLSLIHPTAIVAPTAEIGAGSILCPYAIVSDACRLGRFVIMNYHSSLGHDATAGDYAVLSPYATLGGNATVETDVFLGLHAAIGPGSTVGPRSKVSSNSCLLADAPADSLTFGVPGRVVPRYECQP, encoded by the coding sequence ATGCGTTCGCCAGCTGATTTTCGTCGGATTCTGATCATCGGTGCGGGCGGGTTCGGCCGGGAGGTTTTGCACTGGGCCACGGCGGCCTGGCCGAGCGATGCGAAGCGAATCGCCGGTTTCCTGTCCGCCGATTCCGGCCGGCTCAATGGGCACGCAACACCGCTGGCCATCATCGGCGATCCAGAGACCTTCGAGCTCGAGCCGGGCGACGCCTGCCTGCTGGCGATCGGGATTCCGGGCGTACGGCGACAGGTCGCAGAATCGCTTCTTGCCCGCGGAGCCGAGTTTCTTTCGCTCATCCACCCGACCGCGATCGTGGCCCCGACGGCGGAGATCGGCGCGGGGTCGATCCTCTGCCCTTACGCCATCGTCAGTGATGCCTGCCGGCTCGGTCGGTTCGTGATCATGAATTATCACTCGTCGCTTGGCCACGACGCCACGGCTGGCGACTATGCCGTGCTGTCGCCGTACGCCACGCTCGGCGGTAATGCGACGGTGGAAACCGACGTATTCCTGGGCTTGCACGCCGCCATCGGACCCGGGAGTACGGTGGGGCCGAGAAGCAAGGTGAGTAGCAACTCTTGTCTGTTAGCCGATGCGCCTGCAGACTCCCTGACATTCGGTGTACCTGGCCGCGTTGTTCCACGCTACGAATGCCAACCCTGA
- the fabG gene encoding 3-oxoacyl-ACP reductase — MGIPLTSLVSGGSRGLGLAIVERLLARGDRLATFSRTGSPALDALAAAHPDRLHAETLDGSDSAAVIGFVGRVAERFGGIDHCIANAAVAHEGVLATMRDDEIDQMLAVNVKASIVLVRECVRQMLAPEKGGRHLRCLPPFSTTPSITLISSIVATRGSAGLSVYAATKAALEGFGRSLARELGPRGIRVNAVAPGFLETDLSATLSADNRGRIARRTPLGRLGTPADVVGAIEFLTSPAAAFITGQVLTIDGGG, encoded by the coding sequence ATGGGAATCCCTCTGACCTCCCTCGTCTCGGGTGGCTCGCGTGGGCTTGGCCTGGCGATCGTCGAGCGGCTGCTCGCCCGCGGCGACCGCTTGGCGACGTTTTCCCGGACCGGCTCGCCGGCCCTCGACGCGCTCGCCGCGGCGCATCCCGACAGGCTTCATGCCGAAACCCTCGATGGCAGCGACTCGGCGGCCGTGATCGGTTTCGTGGGCCGGGTGGCGGAGCGGTTCGGCGGTATCGACCACTGTATCGCGAATGCCGCGGTCGCCCACGAGGGGGTGCTGGCGACGATGCGTGACGATGAGATCGACCAGATGCTCGCCGTGAACGTGAAGGCCTCGATCGTTCTCGTCCGGGAATGCGTCCGGCAAATGCTCGCTCCCGAAAAAGGTGGCAGGCACCTCCGGTGCCTGCCACCTTTTTCGACCACCCCCTCCATCACCCTCATCTCCTCGATCGTCGCCACGCGCGGCTCCGCCGGGCTCTCCGTCTATGCTGCAACGAAAGCCGCTCTCGAAGGCTTCGGCCGCAGCCTGGCCCGGGAACTCGGCCCGCGTGGCATCCGGGTCAACGCCGTCGCCCCGGGCTTCCTGGAGACCGACCTGTCGGCGACGCTGTCGGCCGACAATCGCGGCCGGATCGCCCGGCGAACGCCCCTGGGCCGGCTCGGCACTCCCGCCGATGTCGTCGGCGCGATCGAATTTCTGACGAGCCCCGCCGCGGCCTTCATCACCGGCCAGGTGCTCACGATCGACGGCGGCGGCTGA
- a CDS encoding HicB family protein, whose amino-acid sequence MLSEYLNAAARYATYEILPEDKDFYGEIPLCPGVHATGNTLESCRAALLSALEDWVFFRIHRHLSLPVIDGIELAVKAEAGS is encoded by the coding sequence ATGCTCTCGGAATATCTCAACGCTGCTGCCCGCTACGCGACCTACGAAATCCTTCCCGAGGACAAGGACTTTTACGGGGAGATACCCCTGTGTCCCGGTGTTCATGCCACCGGAAACACGTTGGAGAGTTGTCGGGCAGCCTTGTTGTCGGCCTTGGAGGACTGGGTGTTTTTTCGCATTCATCGCCATCTTTCATTGCCGGTCATTGATGGCATCGAGTTGGCAGTGAAGGCTGAAGCCGGTTCTTGA
- a CDS encoding HicB family protein has protein sequence MSGSNCYEIILYWSALDHAVIAEVPELPGCAADGATYREALENVEVVIREWIETAESLGRPIPTPRGRLMYA, from the coding sequence ATGAGCGGCAGTAATTGCTACGAGATCATTCTCTACTGGAGCGCACTCGATCACGCCGTGATTGCCGAAGTTCCAGAACTGCCGGGTTGTGCAGCTGACGGGGCGACCTACCGGGAGGCGCTGGAGAATGTCGAGGTCGTGATTCGGGAGTGGATCGAAACCGCCGAGTCGCTTGGCCGGCCGATTCCGACTCCACGCGGTCGATTGATGTACGCATGA
- a CDS encoding sugar transferase produces MSLYSDGLKRVCDVVAALLMLVLLAPVLLLVAVAVRVVLGRPVLFADDRAGLRGRPIRVLKFRSMSDARDAAGCLLPDAQRLGGFGRFLRRTSLDELPQLLNVLRADMSLVGPRPLPLRYVPRYTPRQATRLEVRPGLTGWAQINGRNSVNWPERLEMDAEYVERVRRPLGFLTDLWIVVATVFQMIGQALTGRGIAAPGSATMPEFMP; encoded by the coding sequence ATGTCACTCTACTCCGACGGCCTGAAGCGTGTGTGTGACGTCGTCGCGGCCCTGCTGATGCTCGTGCTGCTCGCCCCGGTGCTGCTCCTCGTCGCGGTCGCCGTGCGGGTCGTCCTCGGCCGGCCGGTGCTCTTCGCCGACGACCGGGCAGGCTTGCGAGGCCGACCGATCCGCGTCCTCAAGTTTCGCTCCATGTCCGACGCCCGTGACGCCGCCGGCTGCCTCCTGCCGGATGCCCAGCGGCTCGGCGGCTTCGGCCGGTTTCTGCGCCGCACGAGCCTCGACGAGTTGCCGCAACTCTTGAACGTGCTCCGCGCCGATATGAGCCTGGTGGGCCCGCGGCCGCTGCCGCTGCGGTACGTGCCGCGATACACGCCCCGGCAGGCGACCCGGCTCGAGGTCCGGCCGGGTCTGACAGGCTGGGCGCAGATCAACGGCCGCAACTCGGTCAACTGGCCCGAACGGCTGGAAATGGACGCCGAATACGTCGAGCGGGTCCGCCGGCCGCTCGGTTTTTTGACCGATCTGTGGATCGTGGTCGCCACCGTGTTTCAAATGATTGGTCAGGCCCTGACCGGCCGGGGCATCGCTGCCCCGGGCTCGGCCACAATGCCGGAGTTCATGCCATGA
- a CDS encoding undecaprenyl-phosphate alpha-N-acetylglucosaminyl 1-phosphate transferase yields MSNPDQTQLFPSLDSLEIVLWSGAGLLAFVVAAVVADLIVLASTRWRLVDLPNRRSAHALPTARGGGLSIVATVGLGMIATAVRYPTLAGPIVLGMLLPCLAIAVVGFIDDIRPLQPLLRLFIQIGAGAAITAAFGPITAIGLPGMEPIQLGLFAWPVTVLWVVGMINAFNFMDGSDGMAGLAATVAGLFIAFLAWQTGATATTLVAGFVAAAAAGFLVFNWNPARIFMGDVGSGFLGAVFAALPLLLPAEQRQSLFLPAILVLWPYIYDPFVSVLRRIWNGKNPLQPHREFLFHRLIRSGVNHGRTALIYALLASCGGLVAVGMINPRVGESIRVALPLIVVGLAGMLTVGTERLAARMQIDGAPPTAQPAIPVPRPR; encoded by the coding sequence ATGAGCAATCCCGACCAGACGCAGCTGTTTCCCTCGCTCGACTCGCTGGAAATCGTCCTTTGGTCGGGCGCCGGCCTGCTGGCCTTCGTGGTCGCGGCCGTGGTGGCCGACCTGATCGTGCTCGCCAGCACCCGCTGGCGGCTCGTCGATCTACCAAACCGGCGGAGCGCCCATGCCTTGCCGACGGCCCGCGGGGGCGGCCTGTCGATCGTGGCCACGGTCGGCCTCGGGATGATCGCCACCGCCGTCCGCTATCCCACCCTCGCCGGCCCGATCGTTCTCGGCATGCTGCTGCCGTGCCTCGCGATCGCCGTCGTCGGATTCATCGACGACATCCGCCCTCTCCAGCCGCTGCTGCGGCTGTTCATCCAGATCGGAGCCGGCGCGGCGATAACGGCCGCGTTCGGACCGATCACTGCCATCGGCCTGCCGGGCATGGAGCCGATCCAGCTCGGCCTGTTCGCCTGGCCGGTGACGGTGCTCTGGGTGGTGGGCATGATCAACGCGTTCAATTTCATGGACGGGTCCGACGGCATGGCCGGCCTTGCCGCGACGGTCGCGGGCTTGTTCATCGCTTTCCTGGCCTGGCAGACCGGGGCCACTGCGACGACGCTCGTCGCCGGGTTCGTGGCCGCCGCGGCGGCCGGGTTTTTGGTATTCAACTGGAACCCGGCCCGGATCTTCATGGGGGACGTGGGGAGCGGTTTTCTGGGGGCGGTGTTCGCCGCCCTGCCCCTGCTCTTGCCTGCGGAGCAGCGGCAGTCGCTGTTTCTACCCGCGATCCTCGTCCTCTGGCCGTACATTTATGATCCGTTCGTCTCGGTGCTGCGCCGCATCTGGAACGGCAAGAACCCGCTTCAGCCGCATCGCGAGTTCCTCTTTCACCGCCTCATCCGCTCGGGGGTGAATCATGGCCGCACGGCCCTGATCTATGCGCTGCTCGCGTCGTGTGGCGGGCTCGTAGCCGTGGGGATGATCAACCCGCGCGTTGGAGAGAGCATCCGCGTGGCCCTGCCCCTGATCGTCGTCGGGCTGGCAGGCATGCTCACCGTGGGCACGGAGCGGCTCGCGGCGCGGATGCAGATCGACGGGGCACCTCCTACAGCACAGCCCGCGATACCGGTGCCACGACCGCGGTAG